Proteins from a single region of Haloarcula laminariae:
- a CDS encoding CbtB domain-containing protein, producing the protein MQAETDTVRRRVDIATSTLSGTQMALGLGLLAALAFTLLFVQDPMVHDSLHNFRHGAGITCH; encoded by the coding sequence ATGCAGGCCGAGACTGACACCGTCCGTCGACGCGTCGACATCGCCACCAGCACCCTCTCGGGCACCCAGATGGCCCTCGGACTGGGCCTCCTGGCCGCTCTCGCGTTCACGCTCCTGTTCGTCCAGGACCCGATGGTCCACGACTCGCTCCACAACTTCAGGCACGGCGCCGGCATCACCTGCCACTGA
- a CDS encoding VWA domain-containing protein, with translation MVDFAADKKASGFRGVVGQRDLKQGLLAVAADDDLDGLLIRGEKGTAKSTAVRGLAEMLPDQRAVADCPYGCPPDDPDAQCSDCRGRADPPVETRAAPLVTLPLGATRDRVVGTLSVSDAMDGEATFDPGLLARANRGILYVDEVNLLDDHLVDVLLDAAAGGVNRVERDGVTVSHPAEFTLVGTMNPEEGDLRPQLRDRFALQTEVTACDDIEDRVAIIDGALDGRDDGGRESEASAGRPAEERLATARERLPEVTLAREFREEIAELCRDAGLDGHRGDIATARAARAFAALDDRTTVLQSDVERAAEFALPHRLQSEPFESPPELDDVLDDHFEDDSDETDESDAESGEEGDEADGDDGSAEGEGNETGADGDGEAEPGEGDAERDQSPESEGEAPDAAEDGDAGNGPAPEPAEAGDGETGNSGGEDSDGESDDGDSEDGNEDATPLLPGQSRAGVGDSASPEVEPPAVDADGGPSSGRATATGTTRGASVRTERAGPDDDVDAAASVRAAAQRGADEVGSRDLRQSVRAGDAGTLVVFAVDASASMRPAMRTAKGCVLELLKDAYQARDEVAVVTFAGDGADVVLPPTNSVSLAARHLKELPTGDRTPLPAGLTTAAEVVTQADPDAAVAVVVTDGRANAADGSPVDGTREAARRLGAVADRTVVVDAGTEERAALTGAVAEATDGSVVPLSALSAERIDAAAGQ, from the coding sequence ATGGTTGATTTCGCTGCGGACAAAAAGGCTTCGGGCTTCCGGGGGGTGGTCGGCCAGCGCGACCTCAAGCAGGGGCTGCTCGCCGTCGCGGCCGACGACGACCTCGACGGCCTGCTGATTCGCGGCGAGAAGGGGACCGCAAAGTCCACGGCGGTGCGCGGGCTGGCCGAAATGCTGCCCGACCAGCGGGCCGTCGCGGACTGCCCCTACGGCTGTCCGCCCGACGACCCCGACGCGCAGTGTTCGGACTGCCGGGGGCGGGCGGACCCGCCCGTCGAGACGCGCGCCGCGCCGCTCGTGACACTGCCCCTGGGCGCCACCCGGGACCGCGTCGTCGGGACCCTCTCGGTTTCGGACGCGATGGACGGCGAGGCGACGTTCGACCCCGGCTTGCTCGCCCGCGCCAATCGCGGGATACTGTACGTCGACGAGGTGAACCTGCTCGACGACCACCTCGTCGACGTGTTGCTCGACGCCGCGGCCGGCGGCGTCAACCGCGTCGAGCGCGACGGGGTCACCGTCTCCCACCCCGCCGAGTTCACGCTCGTCGGCACGATGAACCCCGAGGAGGGGGACCTCCGGCCACAGCTCCGTGACCGCTTCGCCCTCCAGACCGAGGTCACGGCGTGTGACGACATCGAGGACCGCGTCGCCATCATCGACGGCGCGCTCGACGGGCGCGACGACGGCGGCCGGGAGTCTGAAGCGTCCGCGGGTCGCCCGGCGGAGGAGCGACTCGCCACGGCCAGGGAGCGGCTCCCCGAGGTGACGCTGGCCCGGGAGTTCCGCGAGGAGATAGCGGAGCTCTGCCGGGACGCCGGACTCGACGGCCACCGCGGCGACATCGCGACCGCCCGGGCAGCCCGCGCCTTCGCCGCGCTCGACGACCGGACCACCGTCCTCCAGTCGGACGTCGAGCGCGCCGCTGAGTTCGCGTTGCCCCACCGGCTCCAGTCCGAGCCCTTCGAGTCGCCCCCGGAGCTCGACGACGTGCTGGACGACCACTTCGAGGACGACAGCGACGAGACGGACGAGTCGGATGCGGAGAGCGGAGAGGAGGGAGACGAGGCGGACGGCGATGACGGGTCGGCCGAGGGTGAGGGAAACGAGACCGGCGCAGACGGGGACGGAGAGGCCGAGCCTGGAGAGGGCGACGCCGAGCGCGACCAGTCGCCCGAGAGTGAGGGAGAAGCGCCCGACGCCGCCGAGGACGGCGACGCGGGAAACGGTCCGGCACCGGAGCCGGCCGAGGCGGGCGACGGGGAGACCGGTAACAGCGGCGGGGAGGACAGCGACGGGGAAAGCGACGACGGCGACAGTGAGGATGGCAACGAGGACGCGACACCCCTGCTCCCTGGCCAGTCGCGGGCCGGTGTCGGTGACAGCGCGAGCCCGGAAGTCGAGCCTCCGGCGGTCGACGCCGACGGCGGCCCATCGAGCGGCCGCGCGACGGCCACCGGCACCACTCGCGGGGCCTCGGTCCGGACCGAGCGGGCGGGCCCCGACGACGACGTGGACGCGGCGGCCTCGGTCAGAGCCGCCGCACAGCGGGGGGCCGACGAGGTCGGCTCACGGGACCTCCGCCAGTCCGTGCGGGCCGGCGACGCCGGCACGCTCGTCGTCTTCGCCGTCGACGCCAGCGCGTCGATGCGCCCGGCGATGCGAACGGCGAAAGGCTGCGTGCTGGAGCTGCTGAAAGACGCCTACCAGGCCCGCGACGAGGTGGCGGTCGTCACGTTCGCGGGCGACGGCGCCGACGTGGTGCTCCCGCCGACGAACAGCGTCTCGCTCGCGGCGCGACACCTCAAGGAGCTCCCGACCGGGGACCGGACGCCCCTGCCCGCGGGACTGACGACCGCGGCCGAGGTGGTGACACAGGCGGACCCCGACGCCGCCGTCGCCGTCGTCGTCACCGACGGCCGGGCGAACGCGGCTGACGGGAGCCCGGTCGACGGAACCCGCGAGGCGGCTCGGCGGCTCGGCGCGGTCGCCGACCGGACCGTGGTCGTCGACGCCGGGACGGAGGAACGGGCCGCCCTCACCGGAGCCGTCGCCGAGGCCACCGACGGGTCTGTCGTCCCCCTGTCGGCGCTCAGCGCCGAGCGAATCGACGCCGCCGCGGGGCAGTAA
- a CDS encoding CbtA family protein yields the protein MATDYLTRGALSGAAGGLVYGLFQATVGNSFVAGLETFESGHGHGAGPAVDGVTTAAVSVGGGVLWGLLFGIAVFGVGYYFLEPALPGTGATKRLALAAAGFLTVSGAPWLVLPPQPPGVEQALPTETRMLWYGGLMALGALVAGLCVSSYRRTGDRHPAITAVATALPLALLAVPVALAPANPVTGPVPAALATAYRWTVVVGQMGLWATVAAVHARLGDPALVTDGTEFAATAD from the coding sequence ATGGCGACCGACTACCTCACCCGCGGGGCGCTCTCGGGCGCGGCCGGCGGGCTGGTGTACGGCCTGTTCCAGGCGACCGTCGGTAACAGCTTCGTCGCCGGGCTGGAGACGTTCGAGTCGGGACACGGCCACGGCGCCGGCCCGGCCGTCGACGGCGTCACGACGGCGGCGGTCAGCGTCGGCGGCGGCGTCCTCTGGGGGCTGCTGTTCGGCATCGCGGTGTTCGGGGTGGGCTACTACTTCCTCGAACCCGCGCTCCCGGGGACGGGCGCGACGAAGCGGCTGGCGCTCGCGGCCGCCGGCTTTCTCACCGTCTCGGGCGCGCCGTGGCTCGTCCTCCCGCCCCAGCCCCCGGGGGTCGAGCAGGCGCTCCCGACCGAGACGCGCATGCTCTGGTACGGCGGCCTGATGGCGCTTGGCGCGCTCGTCGCCGGCCTGTGCGTGTCCTCATATCGACGAACCGGGGACCGACATCCGGCGATAACGGCCGTCGCAACGGCACTGCCGCTCGCTCTGCTCGCCGTCCCGGTCGCCCTCGCTCCGGCGAACCCCGTCACCGGCCCCGTGCCGGCGGCGCTGGCGACGGCGTACCGGTGGACCGTCGTCGTCGGCCAGATGGGACTGTGGGCGACTGTCGCCGCCGTCCACGCCCGGCTGGGCGACCCCGCGCTCGTCACCGACGGGACGGAGTTCGCGGCGACGGCCGACTGA
- the cobN gene encoding cobaltochelatase subunit CobN has product MPQLGLYTATENELGAVQRAAGEVDADLVVRSESDLDDEPAVESFVEELTDATAVVLWLHGAEDSMPGYERAVERLREAGVPLVVKATGDAFAYEDTSVPEEHRETVYDYLEKGGASNVANCLRYLVGEYGDADPGYDDPVALPTEGVYHPDHPGASYEELRSTFDPAKPTVAVWFYESHWTHENTRYVDAQVRAIEAQGANALPIFCEPATDAEGQWNAEQVTEEWLIDADGNPTVDAVCSSFMFSLSMDERGRDADDEGQSAEDVFLDKLGVPVIQTVTTMRSRSRYDSSDTGVMGFELALSVALPEFDGNVITHPISGKERTEDAADIGSAPKQHFPIDDRVDHAARLAVNWAELRHTPNEDKQVAVVLHNYPPSDDGIGTAFGLDSPESTVNLLEELDARGYSTGPTMPDSGQSLVERLTAQLTLEDRWVAPEDVRELSVDTVSPAQYGEWFDALDAGFRENVVEEWGDPPERPFAIPGVEFGNVLVTVQPPRGFGMDPSKVYHDSDLQPPHDYVAFYRWLRNGYEADAVVHLGTHGSLEWLPGKTVGLDGESAPDQLIDDIPNVYPYIVNNPGEGTQAKRRSYAAIVDYLTPVMANAGTYDDLADLEELADRYREAGMEDARTDDGEHLAERIRKVVDEMDLAVELGVAGDIDEKADVRGPDEAGSTLAEGEVDGDDVDIDTLVERVHEYLTDVKTTQIRKGLHTMGEPPAEDRLVDYLVALTRLENPGAPSLRESVAGVLGVDYDKLRNAPGEYDEALGMTYAEAADRVHETSLDLVETLAEYDFDVPESELEDSSSEVNMNLLVVDIDPLGDARAASGAHDRLREALAYICEEAAPRVAGAADEIPRTAEALNGEYVPPGGSGAPTRGGVDLLPTARNFYTLDPRKVPAKTAWDVGSEVAEGVLERHETDEGDYPEEIGVVVWGTPTVRTRGETIAQVLALMGVEPVWSDAGRVEDVEPIPLDELGRPRIDVTTRVSGLFRDAFPAAASVVHDAVDAVVDLDEPHEMNYVKKHVEEETEDLVADGMDEGDAESAAKARVFTTRPGGYGAGTNKAVDEGNWDDRSDLADVYVQWGGYAMGSRGKVSEAHEAFERRLGSVEATVKIEDTAEQDEFDSSDWYAFHGGFISAVSEISGTEPASYVGDSSDPDNVDVYTNEEKVRKAMRARVLNPEWLDSMEEHDYKGAGDLSTTVDVVLGWDATTGVVSDRLWEDVAERYALDEDRQEWLTDVNPWALESITDTLLEAIDRGLWDASDEMRDAIRDVNLSVDGDLEARAGAADPQGVSSDDD; this is encoded by the coding sequence ATGCCACAGCTCGGACTCTACACCGCGACGGAGAACGAACTCGGGGCCGTCCAGCGGGCGGCGGGCGAGGTCGACGCCGACCTCGTCGTCCGCTCGGAGAGCGACCTCGACGACGAACCCGCAGTCGAGTCGTTCGTCGAGGAACTGACGGACGCGACCGCCGTTGTCCTCTGGCTCCACGGGGCCGAGGACAGCATGCCCGGCTACGAGCGGGCCGTCGAACGCCTGCGCGAGGCCGGCGTCCCGCTCGTGGTCAAAGCCACCGGCGACGCCTTCGCCTACGAGGACACGTCGGTCCCCGAGGAACACCGGGAGACCGTCTACGACTACCTGGAGAAGGGGGGCGCGAGCAACGTGGCGAACTGCCTGCGCTATCTCGTCGGCGAGTACGGCGACGCCGACCCGGGCTACGACGACCCCGTCGCGCTCCCGACCGAAGGGGTCTACCACCCCGACCACCCCGGCGCGAGCTACGAGGAGCTGCGTTCGACGTTCGACCCCGCCAAACCGACCGTCGCGGTGTGGTTCTACGAGTCCCACTGGACACACGAGAACACCCGCTACGTCGACGCGCAGGTCCGGGCCATCGAGGCCCAGGGGGCAAACGCCCTACCTATCTTCTGCGAGCCGGCGACCGACGCCGAGGGCCAGTGGAACGCCGAGCAAGTGACCGAGGAGTGGCTTATCGACGCCGACGGCAACCCGACCGTGGACGCCGTCTGCTCATCGTTCATGTTCTCGCTGTCGATGGACGAGCGCGGCCGCGACGCCGACGACGAGGGCCAGAGCGCCGAGGACGTGTTCCTGGATAAGCTGGGCGTCCCGGTCATCCAGACCGTGACGACGATGCGCTCGCGCTCGCGGTACGATTCGAGTGACACCGGCGTAATGGGGTTCGAACTCGCCTTGTCGGTCGCTCTGCCGGAGTTCGACGGCAACGTCATCACCCATCCGATTTCTGGGAAGGAACGCACCGAGGACGCCGCCGACATCGGGAGCGCCCCCAAACAGCACTTCCCCATCGACGACCGGGTCGACCACGCGGCCCGTCTGGCGGTCAACTGGGCCGAACTGAGACACACGCCCAACGAGGACAAGCAGGTGGCCGTCGTCCTCCACAACTACCCGCCAAGCGACGACGGCATCGGCACCGCCTTCGGGCTGGACTCGCCCGAGAGCACGGTGAACCTGCTGGAGGAACTGGACGCCCGCGGCTACAGCACCGGCCCGACGATGCCCGACAGCGGGCAGTCCCTCGTCGAGCGCCTGACCGCACAGCTCACCCTTGAGGACCGCTGGGTCGCCCCCGAGGACGTGCGCGAGCTGAGCGTCGACACCGTCTCGCCGGCGCAGTACGGCGAGTGGTTCGACGCGCTCGATGCGGGCTTCCGGGAGAACGTCGTCGAGGAGTGGGGCGACCCGCCCGAGCGCCCCTTCGCCATCCCGGGCGTCGAGTTCGGGAACGTGCTCGTCACGGTCCAACCGCCCCGGGGCTTCGGGATGGACCCCTCGAAGGTGTACCACGACTCTGACCTCCAGCCGCCCCACGACTACGTCGCCTTCTACCGCTGGCTCCGCAACGGCTACGAGGCCGACGCGGTGGTCCACCTGGGCACCCACGGCAGCCTGGAGTGGCTGCCGGGCAAGACCGTCGGGCTGGACGGCGAGAGCGCGCCCGACCAGCTCATCGACGACATCCCGAACGTCTACCCCTACATCGTCAACAACCCCGGCGAGGGGACCCAGGCCAAGCGTCGGTCCTACGCCGCTATCGTCGACTACCTGACGCCGGTGATGGCCAACGCCGGCACCTACGACGACCTGGCCGACCTGGAGGAACTCGCGGACCGCTACCGCGAGGCCGGCATGGAGGACGCCCGGACCGACGACGGCGAGCACCTCGCGGAGCGAATCCGCAAGGTCGTCGACGAGATGGACCTGGCCGTCGAACTCGGCGTCGCCGGCGACATCGACGAGAAAGCGGACGTGCGCGGCCCGGACGAAGCCGGCTCGACGCTGGCGGAGGGCGAGGTCGACGGCGACGACGTGGACATCGACACGCTCGTAGAGCGCGTCCACGAGTACCTCACGGACGTGAAGACCACCCAGATTCGCAAGGGGCTCCACACGATGGGCGAGCCGCCCGCAGAGGACCGCCTGGTCGACTATCTGGTCGCGCTCACCCGGCTGGAGAACCCCGGCGCGCCCTCACTGCGGGAGAGCGTCGCCGGCGTGCTCGGCGTCGACTACGACAAACTCCGGAACGCCCCCGGCGAGTACGACGAGGCGCTCGGGATGACCTACGCCGAGGCCGCCGACCGCGTCCACGAGACGAGCCTCGACCTGGTCGAGACGCTCGCCGAGTACGACTTCGACGTGCCCGAGAGCGAACTCGAAGACAGCAGTAGCGAAGTCAACATGAACCTGCTCGTGGTCGATATCGACCCGCTCGGGGACGCCCGCGCGGCCTCGGGCGCCCACGACCGGCTACGCGAGGCGCTCGCGTACATCTGCGAGGAGGCCGCGCCGCGAGTCGCGGGCGCGGCGGACGAGATACCGCGCACCGCCGAGGCGCTCAACGGCGAGTACGTCCCACCGGGCGGCTCCGGCGCTCCCACCAGAGGGGGCGTCGACCTGCTGCCGACGGCCCGGAACTTCTACACGCTGGACCCGCGGAAGGTGCCGGCCAAGACCGCCTGGGACGTGGGCAGCGAGGTGGCCGAGGGCGTGCTTGAACGCCACGAGACTGACGAAGGGGACTACCCGGAGGAAATCGGCGTCGTCGTCTGGGGGACCCCTACCGTTCGCACGCGCGGGGAGACCATCGCACAGGTGCTGGCGCTGATGGGCGTCGAACCGGTGTGGAGCGACGCCGGCCGCGTCGAGGACGTGGAGCCGATTCCGCTCGACGAACTCGGCCGGCCGCGCATCGACGTGACGACGCGGGTCTCCGGGCTCTTCCGTGACGCCTTCCCCGCCGCGGCGAGCGTCGTCCACGACGCCGTCGACGCCGTGGTCGACCTCGACGAGCCCCACGAGATGAACTACGTCAAGAAACACGTCGAAGAGGAGACCGAGGACCTCGTCGCCGACGGCATGGACGAGGGCGACGCCGAGAGCGCGGCGAAAGCCCGCGTGTTCACCACGCGCCCCGGCGGCTACGGCGCGGGGACGAACAAGGCCGTCGACGAGGGCAACTGGGACGACCGCTCGGATCTCGCCGACGTGTACGTCCAGTGGGGCGGTTACGCCATGGGCTCCCGCGGGAAAGTCAGCGAGGCCCACGAGGCCTTCGAGCGCCGGCTCGGGAGCGTGGAGGCGACGGTCAAAATCGAGGACACGGCCGAACAGGACGAGTTCGACTCTTCGGACTGGTACGCGTTCCACGGCGGCTTCATCAGCGCCGTCTCGGAGATATCGGGCACCGAACCGGCCTCCTACGTCGGCGACTCCTCGGACCCCGACAACGTCGACGTCTACACCAACGAGGAGAAGGTCCGGAAGGCGATGCGGGCCCGCGTGCTCAACCCCGAGTGGCTCGACTCGATGGAGGAACACGACTACAAGGGCGCCGGCGACCTCTCGACGACGGTCGACGTGGTGCTCGGGTGGGACGCGACCACGGGCGTCGTCAGCGACCGGCTCTGGGAGGACGTGGCCGAGCGGTACGCGCTGGACGAGGACCGCCAGGAGTGGCTCACGGACGTGAACCCGTGGGCCCTGGAGAGCATCACCGACACGCTGCTGGAGGCCATCGACCGCGGGCTCTGGGACGCCAGCGACGAGATGCGGGACGCCATCCGCGACGTGAACCTCTCCGTCGACGGCGACCTGGAGGCGCGTGCCGGCGCCGCCGACCCGCAGGGGGTGTCCAGCGATGACGACTGA